The Solenopsis invicta isolate M01_SB chromosome 3, UNIL_Sinv_3.0, whole genome shotgun sequence region ATTGACAGACTATTTTTGTCAAGTAACCGATGCTTTTCTTGAATTTCTGATTGCTGATTGTTGTTATCTTTGTTAATTCCATAATCAAGTTTATCCTAACACAATGATTGTTGCAGACTTATCGGTAGGCACAGAAACGTTATTACATATATCAATAGTTGTTTGAGTGCTGatcttttttgtttgtttacgtggtatcattttttttcgaaaGTTTTAATTATCCTCTGTTGCTCAGCTATCTCTTGCTTTAATGCCGCAGTGCACTGAGAAAAAGGTTTCTTTatgccaattaaatatatttggttgacacttttgtaaaatatttatttcaagcaaacgaattatatttaatataaatgaacgTTTTGTTGGTATTGCTAATTTACTTTATCATTCATATTTGTGTCAACTCGGCAATATAGTTGACATgatttatttcatacaaatgTGTGAGATGTTGGATCAAATAAAGTTCGTTCTTTTGAGTGAAACGAATGCGATTTGTTGAGTCAACTCTATATTTCTTAATAGATAAGAAGTCTTGTTTTGTTTCGTGCTCGGTTCCGTGAGTCTCGCGCGTAATCCTGCCAGTGCACGCCTCGATCTGCTTTTCCCGCCGGTTTCGCAGAGTACGCATGGCGTCATAGTCTATCGAATTTCGCGAGTGCCGTGAGATCGTGATTGAGAATATTTGTGAAGTTGAAGGTAACCCTCCGTCGTCGAGGTCGAGGAGTCGCGTAGcgggtgtgtatgtgtgtgcacgTGTGTCGCGCGGATTCGCACACCAGGACGATCGATAAGCCGTCCGTCGTCAGGATCGCGTCTTCCGGGGAACAAGACGCGGATCGTCGGGAAGCCCGGCACGTGCCGGCACCGTTCCCTCGAGCCTATACAAGCCGGCGAAAACCTAACCTGCAAAGGCAACTGACGCTTCGAGCCTAATGATGGAAGATTTTTTGTGCGATCTATTGTCACCGTCCAAAGAGGACATTTTAAGGAGATTACAGGGTGAGTACAAAACGCAATGCATGAACAGTTGAGCGTGTGCCTCGCCGCATTAGCAATTCTCGCACAAAAAAACAGGTTACCTTTTCGCATATATCGCGCATTTGTTTTAGATAGTTTGTGTGACACACGTTTTCTTTTTCATCTGTGGGCACACGTGCGAGATGCCTTAAGGTCCTTGCACAATGCGAGAGTATAGCGATAGCGatagagaataaatataaatattgatttcacaGCTCCTGATTGGTTCGCAGATATTTTCCGCAGTTTTTGATTGGTTGAACATTTCTATCGTTATTCTTGTTGCTATTTTCTCGCATTGTGCAAGGACCTTTAGGGTCGATTCAGACACAATCGTGCCGTACCCGTACCGTATAATATCCGTATCGTTAACATTAGACAAGGGGGGAGACACATTAGACAAGGATGGAGACAATAGGAATCCTTGTCTAATGTTTCTGTCCGTGATACGGTACGGGTACGGCATGGCTGTGTCTGAATCAACCTTTAAGGTTGATTCACACTATACGGCACGGACCGTCACGCTCCGACAACGACACGTACGTTCACGTACGTTAGACAAGGATGGAGACAATAGGTATCCTTGTCTAACGTATGTGTCGTTGTCGGAACGTGACGGTCCGTGCCGTATAGTGTGAATTAACCTTTATTCGGCTCAATTGAAATTAGGCACGCTCGCCTTCCACTTTTGAAAGCTATGCCAGATTCAATGAAAAAAGCCGTCCTTCTCGCATACTTGGATCACATGCTCACATGGATCACGTGCTTGCACAATGCGTAGCAAGCGTGCAAgcactatattatttttaccagAAAAGCTCCGATTGTTTTAAACaattcagagagagagagagagagagaaagagcgacaaataaaagaaaagctCTGGAATGTTcgggaaaaaaatgaaagagcaAATGCTCGATACCTTACTGAAAATAGTGTTTGTTGTTAACTATAGATTTgccgttatatattattttgaattttgatggTTCGTTATTCGTTCCgtcaatttatttgttgtttattttgtattattactcTTCATTGATTTCttgaataatctttttattcgacttgaaattaatttaattattactttcttGATTTAAGACAATTATTAACTGACTAAATAACGTTCGCATACTGtaataatttcacatttttctaattattaagttcattcgatttaattttgaatttgccCAATGCTTAACCTATCATGTATTttgaataatacattttaataatttggtttccatataattaaataagaaaaatggtcaatttttctttgtccatttatgtttttaaaattaccgACTTGATTATCGTAGAATTCGATCATCGTATGTACCAAATGTCGCAATTAACGTTTTTcaatcaactttaatttaattgtttatccGATTTTGCAGCTGATTTCTGAGATGAATTTTTCACCTGATTCATTACCGATTTATCAGCTGATAAATCACCTGTTAAATCACCTGTTACATGACCTGATTATTTTCAGTAGGGACATTTCTTGAGTGCctcattgtttaaatttgttgtacTTACATacgttttgttattaattttattctacagATAATGACATAACCGACATGAAGACTCTGGGAGAAATAATTACCAGCCACGTTGACTTCAAAGAATTAATTCCCAGCATGGGGTTAAGActtaaaatcaaatcaaaatatatgaGCATGACAAATGTATGGTGATGGTTCTTatcgtataattaaagcatattctTTCCTTCTATTTGCTCGTTGTTCAATATTTCAAAGTTCTTCAAGTTTTGTAGCTTGTTTTTTTACTTCTGTGTTGTCTCGgtataacttgtttttattgtttaagtatATTCTTAGTATTGTACGTAGTGTAGCAGATTTATTGACTTTAAAAGTAATGTGAATATTtcgataagaaaattttttacgtttgtccgtaaagcgtataataacagtaaaaataaatttaaaacaattattgaaaTGTTGACCTAATTTAACCTAAAATCACTTCCAAATACCTATTTCGTACTTCTGATATTTACAAAATGCCTTTATATGGTCGTACTAGTGTGTGTCATTTTggagcaaatttttttttatttcacgaaTAGCATACTTGCATTTATACTTTACTTTAAACCTTAATATCGTCTAAATggttatatttatgaaaaaaatataagagacCATTTTTGTAGATCGttaaattttctacaaaaatatgtattgattatttcataatttttgataGTTGATATGATACAAAATTCATAAGAAgcaaaaacaagttttataaaatttatcaaactttaactttgaatatcttttgaacagttgaatttatgaaaaaatgataaGAGATCTTTTTTGTAGAGCGGTAAATTTACAACAGAAAATCTATATGGCGCAATGCTGTATTACTGTTTGTTAGATAGTTATACTTTTTCTATCTtactaaatgaaaaataaaaaatcgcgaTGAGCGAcctgttaatattaatattaagggCTAAAAATTTAACAGGTATCTTATTTTACCTTCCTGCAAGTATATATGCTATTcgtgaaatgaaaaaaaaaagttgctccAAAATGACACACCCTAGATTCTACtctaataatagtattatatttgtaactatTTTTATGATGTATTCATAGGTTAAATTTCCAAGTGTCAAAAATCAACAAGAAGAACCCGTAATCGCCGGAATTGTTAACGCTGACGGATCCGTTTTATTGGATACTGATGCAGTGCACCTCGATGTACACAGCCAAATTACCGATTCACTACATACAAATATTGTTGAACCACCACAGTTATTGCAGGACGATAAAGTTGTTACTGAGAGTCGTAATAAAGAAAGCGCGGAATCAGTTGAGACATTCAATTTACAAGACACAGATCTGgtcacaaaaaaaagaaaattaaaccgGGGTGTAGACTTTGAcgtaaaagaaatattggaaaaagatGCAACGGGACGAGCGGTactaaacatttataacaaCACGAGGGACTTATCAACAAAATGTCAAAGTTATGTATGTGACATCATTGTCACACATGCTTTGAACAACTGCATAACGTAAGCAAAAActtataatgtataaatcaatgtttataattaagaaatatatttttaaattgtacttataataatgtctaatatttagctttaaaaaacgtgaaaacctaaaaatgtatttgttaaaagtttttcaaactattttatGAGCatcaatttttcagaaatcttcGAAACGAGGATTTTGACGCTATTGCTGATAATATCGTTCACGTATTTCCGGAAGAATGTAAAGAAACATATTATGTTCCTCCTGTGTCTAAAAGAGATTCTTCGAACCAAAAATCGAAAGTTGCTAAAGGGAAGTTGGTGGATAAATACcggaataaaatttcatttttacgagaagcgaaaataaatgtaacaagcGACGTAATACCTGAGGCAGCTACTTGCATGTCGTCGGAAGCGCATCAGGGTACAGATACATCATGTTCAGATACATTAATGTTTTTAGTGGTTAGTGgtttttatgtatattacttTTATGTGTCTTTAACAATTTTCAGAAAACAGTAAATTATGGCTAATCCACAATAGAGCTGACGTCATAAACTATTGGAATACTTCGTATACATTGCGACTGGTAAATTGCATGAACAAGAAAACTCTTCATGACCTGTTAGAAGAATGGCCAATTCTATTAACGGAGAAcagttacttttataatttttgtttcattggtcgcaatataattcaaaaaaaccGGACTGTTTAACGTTTAAAGATATAATACAAACATAAATGATTAATTCCGTAGATTGAACAGGATTTTTGCCAAAAATATAAAGAGCAAGATCAACTCTTGATACGCAAGTGGAATGATTATTTTAACGCCGTACTATCTTTAAATAGGAAATATCTTAGTCAATCAGATGAATTACTCTTGGAGGTCCTGAAGAATGGAAACCTAACTCAGAGTACCTAAATAAGATCGGGCCCATATTTGTGTGCaatgtatatttacttatttatatgcattgtattttatttgcagATTCtcagaattttattcaaatttcccTTCTCGCGGCATTAGTACCGCCGAAATCTAAcaaaatttccattaaaaaacaGGGAAGGAGAACCTATTAGAAGCCTTCCACCGTTGAAAGTAGGGAAGGAATTATTTTACTTGTCacggtaataaaaataaaaataataattattacgattataataacaataataaaacaataacaattattatatactgGCAATTCAAGAGTAACATTAATAGTATAATAGCGCCATTAGTAatgatgtaattaataataatatagttaatttttattaattataaaagaattgtaattaatattatgacataaagtatagtaatatttaaatataaattattatgtgtaGGTTCCCGGAGATATTCAAGAGGTTGTACGGCAAAGAactgaaaaattatatcaattcgGGCAGACGGTTCAGCCATTCGTAGTAGTTGTTGGGGCAGAAGTAACTTCCATCGAGAAAGTCTATCTGTGCATCGATGAACGACTTATAGAAATACCTTCTGTGTTAAAAGCCCTGGACGTGGCGttcaaaacgtttatttcataCAACGTACGGTATCCACTAGAAAGTGACCACTTGTGGTACCTACTACAATGGGGTGTTTATGGTATTGAAACCGCTTTCGACGACAAAATACCGTCAATTTGCAATTtagttaacaaattaaaaaaacaagtatAAGGAACGTGAATAACAGCAGCATGAAAATATTTCGGTTAATAAAGCacttataataatacttataatatacttataataatacttataatacttataataatacttataatatacttataatatacttacttataataataataaagcattacttataataaaaaattatggatTGCAAAATTTGTGGGCTAATTATTCGCGGGGAGAGCCAACAGTTACTAGGTCATATAAAATGTTTGCACCCGATGGAAAATGAATATACGTGTATCCATAAAAAATGCATGCGCAAATTCGTAACtgtttcttcattaaaaaaacatgtCCGCATATGCACATTTAATCTCGGCAGTACAAGCAATGTAAATAATACTCACCACGATATCGTTTCAAATAGCCCTTCCGAAACTTTTGGCTATTTGCAATCTTGCAGTACGGATGCACAGTCTAATGCTATTGAATCTCCAAAATCACTCGAGACTGGCATACATgaatcgatattaaaatttattgggAATTTATATAGTGAATCATCAATTGCAAAATCTACGGTTCAAAAAATTACGGATTAATTGTCGGAAACTGTAAATGATGTCCTACAGGAAGTTAAGCAGAAAGTACAGAAGGTGTTACCAATAGAATTTCATGTACAAGTTAAGGATTGTTTTGACGTATCGTTTCTCAGGGATTTGAATACAGAGTATAACCGAATATGCTATTTGAAAAAAtgcaaacattttatatcaccggaatcatttattattggagagatgtcaaataataaaatagaaaatggaaaaaatgttttaaaaatgacaaaatgtgAAGGTCAAATCGTACCAATGCGGAAAGTTTTGAAGTCATTTTTAGAATTGCCAAACGTTTATGAAACTATAACAGCCTATATTGAGAAAGAATCTTCTTGCACAGAtggaaattattcaaatttatttcacgGTTCtctttggaaaaatataaaaagtaatttccagaataaaatattgatccCCTTGTTTGTATATTATGATGATTTTGAAACAGGAAATCCGTTGTCGTCTTCAGCCGGTATCCACAAAGTTGGTGGAATGTATTATTCTGTTGCAGCAATATCTTCCGCATTTTCGTCATCTTTAGACAATATACATCTCGGTCAATTAATTTATAGTTCTGACCGATCAAATTTTGGAAATGAGAAATGCTTTTATCCAATTatacaagaattaaaatttcttagcGAGACAGGCATTTTGGTTTCCATAAACGGTCAGGAAAATCGCGTATACTTTACAATGTTTGGGTTACTTGGTGATAATTTAGGATTAAACGGTCTTCTCGGTTTTACCGAGAGTTTTTCAGCACAATATTTTTGCCGAATATGTCGTGCATCGAAAACTGAAACTTCCCAACAATATATAGAGTGTGccgattatttaagaaatacagAAAATTACGAAGCTGATGTGATTAATTTAACTGGTGGCGTTAAAGAACTTTTTAATCAAATACCGAATTTTCATAATGTGATAAATTTAACGTGCGATATTATGCACGACCTTTTTGAAGGGGTGTGTAGATATGACATGGCAGAAATTATTGGCCACATTattgaaatgaaatatatttcattagaCCAATTAAATGATAGATTACAGTATTTTATTCACACCGATGTTGATAAAGGGAATAAAATATCTTCGATAAATTCTAGGCACATTAAGAATGGTTGCCTTATTACGACTTCTGCAGAAATGTCgtatttaatttgttacttCGGAATGATCGTCGGTGACGTAATTCCTGAAGACGACGAGGTCTGGATTTTATACCAAACATTATACGATATTGTCAATATAGTTACAAGTagaattatttcagaaaaagaaaTCACACATTTACAGCAATTGATTAAAGAGCACAATAGGTTATATATgacgttatttaataaaacactaAAACCGAAATATCATTTCTTAATCCATTATCCAAACATTATTCGTCTCATGggctctttaaaaaatttatcttcaatCCGCTTTGAAGCGTATCACAAAATATGTAAGACATATGCCCGAATTGTAGCTTCACGCAGAAACCTATTGTTAACATTATCCACAAAACTGCAATTACAATTTAGCTATCGATTATTAACTAAAAAAGGCTTCACTACATCGGTAAATGTAGGTCGCACTATTGGGAGATTGccttattatttaaaacctGAAATACTCTCAAAAGTTTGTTCGGAAGAAGATTACGAAGTATCATGGATACAAATTAatggaaaaatgtataaatcaaaTTACAATATACGTTTAGGCATAAACGATGACGATAATCCGGTATTTGCAACAATTGTATCCgtaataatatcttataataataatagcgtTTATTTCACGTATAAGATTTGTGATACACTAGGTTTAAATAGTCATGCTAAAGCATACGAAATTAGATTACAAGGACacgaaattaagaaaattcaaGTGTACAAAATTGACGAAAACTACAACAATGTACCACCCGTATATGCAGCGCATACGACATCCGGCGGTCGCTGCATGATTTCCGCCAGACATTAGTatcatgtatattatataaaacaatatttaaataaaaaaacatttcaaaatagtTCATGTGTTctcaataaaatgtatacattcAATTACATGTTCAACATTTTAGGTCATCATATATACACTTTATAATGcatgcttatatatatatatatatatatatatatattatatatatatatatatatataattacaaacgTCGAGACGCGGATTTCCagcaaaatgaaattatttactattaaaaatatttaattgatgcaaaaagatattattttgtgCCAAATTCGAATTTCTTACCTAATAATAAATCTTCcgttaatgtaacaaaatatacttttgtgccaaaattatattctttaagtATTAAGAAATATTCAATGATGCAAAAAGATATTCGTTCGTGCCAAAATTATATTCCTTAACTGTTAAGAAATATTCAattgatgcaaaaaaatattcgttCGTGCCAAAATTATATTCCTTAACTGTTAAGAAATATTCAATTGATGCAAAAAAGATATTCGTTCGTGCCAAAATCAGATTCATTAACTATTAAAGTACGTTAATTTGGGGCAACATAATATTCACTATTATCACAAACCAACGATTGCATTGATTCAACAAAATATTCGATTCGCCGTATCCAACCATGCCATTTATTATCTGTTAACGAGTTTTATTTGGTCCAAGGAAacctttttctcagtgtgattGCTACATATTTATCAGAACGAACAGAAGCATTATTGCATATATCAATAGTTGTTTGAGTGCTGACATTTTCTGTTAATCTAGATTGTATTATTACTCCTAACACAAAGCTATTatcattgcaaaaaaatattttatttcttaacttttattaatcgctgtgtttaataaataatatctaagaaataaataaacacaataTACAGGTTACAAAAAATacagtttattatatatttattatatagacatattatacatatatatatatcacttatatttattttattcctttaataataattgaatgtaaatGTTTGGCAATTTCCACGCCCTCTTCCACCACGTCACCTCGTTCTCCACCCCGACCTCTTCCTCGCCTTCCACCCTGACCTCTTCCTCGCCCTCCAACCCACCACCACCTTGCTCTTCCACGGCGTTGGCCAGCTTTTTGCCATCGAGCTGtagtaataaaacaatatattaaaaattgtatagttatgtataaataaataatttaacataacaaTACTATATAacttacgttttttttttcctctgtgGTGAGCAATGTTTGATCCGCCGAGACAGACGAGGTCTGAGTGTCCGAGGCAGGCGGGGTCTGAGCCGACGAGGCAGGCGGGGTCTGAGCCAACGAGGCAGGCGGGGTCTGAGCCGTCGAGACAGGCGGGGTCTGAGCCGTCGAGACAGGCGGGGTCTGAGCCACCGAGACAGGCGGGGCCTGATTCGCCGGGGCAGGCGGTCCTTGATCCGCCGGGGCAAACGGTCCTTGATCCGCCGGGGCAAGCGGTCTTTGATCCACCGGGGCAAGCGGTCTTTCATCCGCAAGCGGTGCCTGAGTTGGCAGTGcaggtagtggtggtggtgacAAAGGCAGATGATTTAATTGATCGGCAGCCTCCATCGCCACTTTCAACATTTTTCCGCAGTCGACCCTTTGAGATATCTGTAATTTGTAAAGTGATATTTGCAGCATGTAGTAAtaagcatataataaaaataaaaacttacattttacgCACGCCGATTCTATGGTGAAGAGGTTATTCTGTTAGCCAATGATAGGCACATACTCGTCTCTCGAACGGCTTACGGAGACTATACTTCGAAGGTTAGAGAAGGGTTATAGTTAATCGAGTTAGTTAAAAttcatagacataggatctgtAGACTGGGCatcgatcatgtaactttttccctagggtggaaaggtgaaaagtgaaaaatttcgtCATTAATTACAATggcaaaatttttcacttttcacctttccgccctagaaaaaaagtttcatgatcgttTCCCCTGAGCGATTGACGGGTTTTTGAAGAGTGGAAGTAAGCTTGAGTAGAAAAAGACGGATTGTGTCTGTACCATGCGTTCTCTCTGCCTTCGCGCATGCGTACATTGCTGTGAGAGAAT contains the following coding sequences:
- the LOC120357219 gene encoding uncharacterized protein LOC120357219, encoding MMEDFLCDLLSPSKEDILRRLQDNDITDMKTLGEIITSHVDFKELIPSMGLRLKIKSKYMSMTNVKFPSVKNQQEEPVIAGIVNADGSVLLDTDAVHLDVHSQITDSLHTNIVEPPQLLQDDKVVTESRNKESAESVETFNLQDTDLVTKKRKLNRGVDFDVKEILEKDATGRAVLNIYNNTRDLSTKCQSYVCDIIVTHALNNCITNLRNEDFDAIADNIVHVFPEECKETYYVPPVSKRDSSNQKSKVAKGKLVDKYRNKISFLREAKINVTSDVIPEAATCMSSEAHQENSKLWLIHNRADVINYWNTSYTLRLVNCMNKKTLHDLLEEWPILLTENSYFYNFCFIGRNIIQKNRTV